In Afipia sp. GAS231, a single window of DNA contains:
- the prfB gene encoding peptide chain release factor 2 (programmed frameshift), with protein MRAEVERLVEEIEQSVGLLRRHLDVDASTARLAELNKLAEDPNLWNDPQKAQKLMQERTSLVDALEGIGKVERELSDNVEMIALGEAESDEGVVTEAENALKALKKEVARRELEALLSGEADKFDSYLEVHAGAGGTESQDWASMLLRMYTRWAEKHGFKIEYLEETPGEEAGIKSATIQISGHNAYGWLKTEGGVHRLVRISPFDSNARRHTSFSSVAIFPVVDNSIKIDIAESDVRTDTMRSGGAGGQHVNKTESAVRLTHIPTGVAVVCQAGRSQHKNKAQAWDMLRARLYEIELKKREEQAAADQAAKTDIGWGHQIRSYVLQPYQMVKDLRTGVQTSDTSGVLDGDLDEFMAATLAQRAFGTSPGAVEDMD; from the exons ATGCGCGCCGAAGTCGAACGCCTTGTTGAAGAGATCGAGCAGTCAGTCGGGCTGCTGAGGAGGCATCTT GACGTCGATGCATCCACGGCACGCCTCGCGGAGCTGAACAAGCTCGCCGAAGATCCCAATCTCTGGAACGATCCGCAGAAGGCCCAGAAGCTGATGCAGGAGCGCACCTCGCTGGTCGATGCGCTCGAAGGCATCGGCAAGGTCGAGCGCGAGCTCTCTGACAACGTTGAAATGATCGCGCTCGGCGAAGCCGAGAGCGATGAAGGCGTGGTCACCGAGGCCGAGAACGCGCTGAAGGCGCTGAAGAAGGAAGTCGCCCGCCGCGAGCTGGAAGCGCTGCTGTCCGGCGAGGCCGACAAGTTCGATTCCTATCTCGAAGTCCATGCCGGCGCCGGCGGCACCGAAAGCCAGGACTGGGCCTCGATGCTGCTGCGCATGTACACGCGCTGGGCCGAGAAGCACGGCTTCAAGATCGAATATCTCGAAGAGACCCCGGGCGAAGAAGCCGGCATCAAGTCCGCCACCATCCAGATCTCAGGGCACAACGCCTATGGCTGGCTGAAGACCGAAGGTGGCGTGCACCGGCTGGTGCGGATATCGCCGTTCGATTCCAACGCGCGCCGGCACACCTCGTTCTCGTCGGTGGCGATTTTTCCGGTCGTCGACAACTCCATCAAGATCGACATCGCCGAGTCAGACGTTCGCACCGATACCATGCGGTCGGGCGGCGCCGGCGGCCAGCACGTCAACAAGACCGAATCGGCCGTCCGGCTCACGCATATTCCGACCGGCGTCGCGGTGGTCTGTCAGGCCGGCCGCTCGCAGCACAAGAACAAGGCGCAGGCCTGGGACATGCTGCGCGCGCGCCTCTATGAAATCGAGTTGAAGAAGCGCGAAGAGCAGGCCGCCGCCGATCAGGCCGCCAAGACCGATATCGGCTGGGGCCACCAGATCCGCTCCTACGTGCTGCAGCCCTATCAGATGGTGAAGGACCTGCGCACCGGCGTGCAGACGTCGGATACGTCGGGCGTGCTCGACGGCGATCTCGATGAATTCATGGCGGCGACGCTGGCGCAACGCGCGTTCGGCACCTCGCCCGGCGCGGTCGAGGATATGGACTAA
- a CDS encoding NAD(P)-dependent oxidoreductase, which translates to MRRLICGRKRVKQTKSVFERSRVKTKSLIMTKVAFIGLGNMGHGMAGRYLEAGFDVAVWNRSRAKAEDLIARGARWASTPADAADGADAVVTMVADDGASRSVWLGKDGAASNMKPGSLAIECSTVSHQHALDMARELRGRGLVYIDCPVTGLPEAAAAGKLTLLVGADAADLERAAPYLLPLSTTVRHFGAVGSGTVFKLINNLIGAVQIASLAEGVAIAEQAGLDMKLVGEALATGAVASPQVIRHSKRMIARDFSGASFTSALRHKDAAYAVALAESLLPGVPVSRAALAAYEKAKAHAPDEDEGSMIAIVSQPK; encoded by the coding sequence TTGCGTAGACTTATCTGCGGTAGAAAACGCGTCAAACAAACTAAGAGCGTTTTCGAGCGAAGTCGCGTCAAAACAAAGAGTCTGATCATGACCAAAGTCGCGTTCATCGGTCTTGGCAACATGGGCCATGGCATGGCCGGCCGCTATCTCGAAGCCGGCTTCGACGTCGCCGTATGGAATCGCAGCAGAGCGAAAGCCGAAGACCTGATCGCGCGCGGCGCACGCTGGGCATCAACGCCGGCAGATGCCGCCGACGGCGCCGATGCCGTGGTGACGATGGTGGCGGACGACGGCGCGTCGCGCAGCGTCTGGCTCGGCAAGGACGGTGCCGCTTCGAACATGAAACCGGGCAGCCTCGCGATCGAATGCTCGACCGTGTCGCATCAGCATGCGCTCGACATGGCGCGCGAACTGCGCGGACGTGGTCTCGTCTACATCGATTGCCCCGTGACCGGCCTGCCGGAAGCGGCCGCCGCCGGCAAGCTGACGCTCTTGGTCGGCGCCGACGCGGCCGATCTGGAACGGGCGGCGCCATATCTGTTGCCGCTCAGTACGACCGTGCGCCATTTCGGTGCGGTCGGCAGCGGCACCGTGTTCAAGCTGATCAACAACCTGATCGGGGCGGTGCAGATCGCAAGCCTCGCCGAGGGCGTTGCGATCGCCGAACAGGCCGGCCTCGACATGAAGCTGGTGGGCGAAGCGCTGGCGACGGGTGCTGTGGCGAGCCCGCAGGTGATCCGTCACTCCAAACGCATGATCGCGCGCGATTTCTCCGGCGCTTCTTTCACCTCCGCGCTGCGTCACAAGGATGCGGCCTATGCGGTGGCGCTGGCCGAGAGCCTGCTGCCCGGCGTGCCGGTCAGCCGCGCCGCGCTTGCCGCCTATGAGAAAGCGAAAGCCCACGCGCCCGACGAGGACGAGGGCAGCATGATCGCGATCGTCTCACAGCCGAAATAG
- a CDS encoding N-acetylmuramoyl-L-alanine amidase, with protein MANRANHRVLLGYGLLCAAAFLCAETAGPSAAEGPATGSAMTLPVPAAGFPIASDARLAGDAKQTRFILDLDRTISFRAFALADPYRVILDIPQVNFKLAAGTGAAGRGLIKAFRYGLVMPGGSRIVFDLTGPAKIAKSYVLEAANEQPPRLVIEFEEVDRTAFVQLLAPENRPELRPAIADANAAVARADGSATAKPVQVNDTRPLIVIDPGHGGIDNGTQAGGGDVMEKNLVLGFGLALRDRIEKSGKYRVVMTRTDDTFIPLNDRVKVARSQSAALFVSIHADALPRHEGDAQGATIYTLSDKASDAEAERLAENENKSDAIGGVNLTDEPTEVADILIDLAQRETRTFSNRFARLLMGEMKNTARMHKHPLKSAGFRVLKAPDVPSVLVELGYVSNKGDLEHLVSDNWRTKTVGSMAQAIDAFFAKRLATAGAAK; from the coding sequence TTGGCCAACCGCGCAAATCACCGTGTTTTGCTGGGATACGGCCTGTTGTGCGCCGCAGCATTTCTGTGCGCCGAAACGGCCGGCCCAAGCGCGGCTGAGGGGCCCGCCACGGGTTCCGCGATGACTTTACCGGTTCCCGCCGCGGGCTTCCCGATTGCCTCGGACGCCCGCTTGGCCGGGGATGCCAAGCAGACCCGTTTCATCCTCGATCTCGACCGGACCATCTCGTTTCGCGCCTTCGCGCTCGCCGACCCCTACCGGGTGATTCTCGATATTCCCCAGGTCAACTTCAAGCTTGCGGCCGGAACCGGGGCCGCGGGGCGGGGGCTGATCAAGGCGTTCCGCTACGGCCTCGTCATGCCCGGCGGTTCGCGAATCGTGTTCGATCTGACGGGACCGGCGAAAATCGCCAAATCCTACGTGCTGGAAGCTGCCAACGAACAGCCGCCCCGGCTGGTCATCGAGTTCGAGGAGGTCGACCGCACCGCCTTCGTTCAGTTGCTGGCGCCGGAGAATCGCCCCGAACTGCGGCCGGCGATTGCGGATGCCAATGCCGCTGTGGCGCGGGCCGATGGGTCGGCTACGGCCAAGCCCGTTCAAGTGAACGACACCAGGCCACTGATCGTGATCGACCCCGGCCATGGCGGCATCGACAACGGCACCCAGGCCGGCGGCGGCGACGTCATGGAAAAGAACCTGGTGCTGGGATTTGGCCTGGCGCTGCGCGACAGAATAGAGAAATCAGGCAAGTACCGCGTGGTTATGACCCGAACCGACGACACGTTCATTCCGCTGAATGACCGGGTGAAGGTGGCGCGCTCCCAGTCGGCGGCGCTGTTCGTCTCGATCCATGCCGACGCCCTGCCGCGTCATGAGGGCGATGCCCAGGGCGCTACGATCTACACGCTGTCCGACAAGGCCTCCGACGCCGAGGCCGAGCGGCTGGCCGAGAACGAAAACAAGTCCGACGCGATCGGCGGGGTGAACCTCACCGACGAACCGACCGAAGTCGCCGACATCCTGATCGACCTGGCGCAGCGCGAGACGCGAACGTTTTCAAACCGGTTCGCTCGCCTGTTGATGGGCGAGATGAAGAACACGGCGCGGATGCACAAGCATCCTTTGAAATCGGCCGGCTTCCGGGTCCTGAAAGCCCCCGACGTGCCGTCGGTTCTGGTCGAACTCGGCTACGTCTCCAACAAGGGCGATCTCGAACATCTGGTGTCGGACAACTGGCGCACCAAGACCGTCGGATCGATGGCGCAGGCGATTGATGCATTTTTCGCCAAACGGCTGGCAACTGCCGGAGCCGCCAAATGA
- a CDS encoding penicillin-binding protein 1A — protein sequence MRLLVRFFGFLFAAGTVVFLVGVAGAAGAIWHFSKDLPDYSQLQDYEPPVMTRVHASDGALLGEYAKERRLYLPIQAVPKLVINAFLAAEDKNFYEHGGIDFSGMARAVVLYAQNFGSNRRPQGASTITQQVAKNFLLTNEVSFARKIKEALLAMRIERAYSKDRILELYLNEIYLGLGAYGIGAASLVYFDKSVNELTVAEAAYLAAMPKAPGALHPVRNRERAIERRNYVIDRLLENGWIKQAEAEKARKDPLVVTNRSNSARTFAGEYFAEEVRRDIFERYGEKKLYEGGLSVRTTLDPKLQVMARKTMAAGLVNFDEAQGWRGAMSKLDISGDWGVKLADIKSLADISPWRMAVVLETSDQSARIGFQPGHELGGAVSRDRQTGLIPLDGVKWAKPVGAARGKTQASVAQILSPGDVIYADPLFGKDGNVVEGQYRLRQLPEVSGAMVAMDPWTGRVLAMVGGFSFDQSQFNRATQAYRQPGSTFKPLVYSSAIDNGYTPSSIMVDGPIEIDQGQAGVWRPENFSVGKYRGPITLREALKWSINTVTVRLAQDIGMPLIGEYAKRFGVYDELPNYLSYALGAGETTVMRMVTAYSIFANGGRRVKATLIDRIQDRYGHTIFKHDARECRGCDAPEGWKNQPEPQLVDRREQVLDTLTAYQITSMMEGVVQGGTASVMREVGKPIAGKTGTTSDGKDVWFVGFSPDLVVGLYLGYDKPRSLGRAAQGGHTAAPIAKDFMKLALADKPPTPFKIPAGMRLVQVDPKTGARARPGDGTKTILEAFKPGTAPTDSYAVMGVGADDGRLLPMGTPGDVGSDIMRPGTGSLY from the coding sequence ATGCGCTTGCTGGTGCGGTTTTTTGGTTTCCTGTTCGCTGCGGGAACGGTGGTGTTTCTGGTCGGCGTTGCCGGCGCAGCCGGCGCGATCTGGCATTTCTCCAAGGACCTGCCGGACTATTCGCAGCTTCAGGATTACGAGCCGCCGGTGATGACCCGCGTGCACGCCTCCGACGGCGCGCTGCTCGGCGAATACGCCAAGGAGCGCCGGCTCTATCTTCCGATCCAGGCCGTTCCAAAGCTCGTCATCAACGCGTTCCTCGCCGCCGAAGACAAGAACTTCTACGAGCATGGCGGCATCGATTTCTCCGGCATGGCCCGCGCCGTGGTGCTGTATGCGCAGAATTTCGGCTCGAACAGGCGTCCGCAGGGTGCCTCGACGATCACCCAGCAGGTCGCGAAGAACTTCCTTCTCACCAATGAGGTGTCGTTCGCCCGCAAGATCAAGGAAGCGTTGCTGGCGATGCGCATCGAGCGCGCCTATTCCAAGGACCGCATCCTCGAACTGTACCTCAATGAAATCTACCTCGGGCTCGGCGCCTACGGAATCGGCGCGGCGTCGCTGGTCTATTTCGACAAGTCGGTGAACGAACTCACGGTCGCTGAAGCGGCTTATCTCGCGGCGATGCCGAAGGCGCCGGGCGCGCTGCATCCGGTGCGCAACCGCGAGCGCGCCATCGAACGCCGCAACTACGTGATCGACCGCCTCTTGGAAAACGGCTGGATCAAGCAGGCCGAAGCCGAGAAAGCCCGCAAGGACCCGCTGGTCGTCACCAACCGGTCCAACAGCGCGCGTACTTTCGCCGGCGAGTATTTTGCCGAGGAAGTCCGCCGCGACATCTTCGAGCGCTACGGCGAAAAGAAACTCTACGAGGGTGGTCTCTCGGTCCGCACCACGCTCGATCCGAAGCTGCAGGTGATGGCGCGCAAGACCATGGCCGCCGGCCTCGTCAACTTTGACGAGGCGCAGGGTTGGCGCGGTGCGATGAGCAAGCTCGATATATCCGGCGATTGGGGCGTGAAACTCGCCGACATCAAATCGCTGGCCGACATCTCGCCATGGCGGATGGCCGTGGTGCTGGAAACCAGCGACCAGTCTGCGCGGATCGGTTTTCAGCCGGGCCACGAACTGGGTGGCGCGGTCAGCAGGGACCGGCAAACCGGCCTCATCCCACTGGACGGGGTCAAATGGGCGAAGCCGGTGGGTGCGGCACGCGGCAAGACGCAGGCCTCGGTGGCGCAAATTCTGTCGCCGGGTGACGTGATCTATGCCGATCCGCTGTTCGGCAAGGACGGCAACGTCGTCGAAGGCCAATATCGCTTGCGGCAACTGCCGGAAGTGTCCGGCGCCATGGTCGCGATGGATCCGTGGACCGGCCGCGTGCTGGCGATGGTCGGCGGCTTCTCGTTCGACCAGAGCCAGTTCAACCGCGCGACGCAGGCCTATCGGCAGCCCGGATCGACGTTCAAGCCGCTGGTCTATTCATCGGCCATCGACAATGGCTATACGCCCTCGAGCATCATGGTCGACGGGCCGATCGAGATCGATCAGGGACAGGCCGGCGTCTGGCGTCCGGAAAACTTTTCGGTCGGCAAATATCGCGGGCCCATCACCCTTCGCGAGGCTCTCAAGTGGTCGATCAACACCGTGACCGTGCGGCTGGCGCAGGACATCGGCATGCCCTTGATCGGCGAATATGCCAAACGCTTCGGCGTCTATGACGAATTGCCGAACTATCTCTCCTATGCGCTCGGCGCCGGCGAAACCACGGTGATGCGGATGGTCACGGCCTATTCGATCTTCGCCAATGGCGGCCGCCGCGTGAAGGCGACCCTGATCGACCGCATCCAGGACCGCTACGGCCATACGATCTTCAAGCACGACGCGCGGGAATGCCGTGGTTGCGACGCGCCCGAGGGCTGGAAGAACCAGCCCGAGCCGCAACTGGTCGATCGCCGCGAGCAGGTGCTCGATACGCTGACGGCCTATCAGATCACGTCGATGATGGAAGGCGTGGTGCAGGGCGGCACCGCGTCGGTGATGCGGGAAGTGGGCAAGCCGATCGCCGGCAAGACCGGTACCACCAGCGACGGAAAGGATGTCTGGTTCGTCGGCTTTTCGCCGGACCTCGTCGTTGGTCTCTATCTCGGCTATGACAAGCCCCGCAGCCTGGGAAGAGCGGCGCAGGGCGGTCATACCGCGGCGCCCATCGCCAAGGATTTCATGAAGCTCGCGCTTGCCGACAAGCCGCCAACCCCTTTCAAGATTCCCGCCGGCATGAGGCTGGTGCAGGTCGATCCCAAGACCGGCGCGCGCGCCAGGCCCGGCGACGGCACCAAAACCATCCTGGAGGCGTTCAAGCCGGGTACCGCGCCGACGGATAGTTACGCCGTCATGGGCGTCGGCGCCGACGATGGCAGGCTGCTCCCGATGGGGACGCCGGGCGACGTCGGCAGCGACATCATGAGACCCGGAACCGGCAGCCTTTACTAG
- a CDS encoding DMT family transporter, whose amino-acid sequence MIADNTSIDARDWSLLGLLSVLWGGSFFFNGVVLRELPPLTLVFLRVALATVMLLPLLWLYRIRFPKGVSGWKPFFAIGLLNNVLPFSLIVFGQTYIPSGLASILNATTPLFTVMVMAVPGEEKLKSHRIAGVVAGLIGVAILHGNGLGFESGQGFGILLCLAAALSYGLSALVARRWLANSPPLGTATFQMLASAVMMTVVAGLIERPWQLPMPSAVTWLAVIGLAALSTALAYIVFFQILRRSGATNVMLVTLLIPVTAILLGYLVLGEKISAQEIAGALVIGSALLLIDGRVLKFFQG is encoded by the coding sequence ATGATCGCTGATAACACGTCGATAGACGCCCGCGACTGGTCACTGCTCGGCCTGCTGTCGGTGCTGTGGGGCGGCTCGTTCTTTTTCAACGGCGTGGTGCTGCGAGAATTGCCGCCGCTGACGCTGGTTTTCCTGCGCGTGGCGCTCGCAACCGTCATGCTGTTGCCGCTGCTGTGGCTCTACCGGATCCGCTTTCCCAAGGGCGTGTCCGGCTGGAAGCCGTTTTTCGCGATCGGGCTTCTCAACAACGTGCTGCCGTTCTCGCTGATCGTATTCGGGCAGACCTATATCCCAAGCGGGCTGGCTTCGATTCTCAATGCCACGACGCCGTTGTTCACCGTCATGGTGATGGCCGTGCCCGGCGAGGAGAAGTTGAAGTCGCACCGGATTGCGGGCGTCGTCGCGGGCCTGATCGGCGTAGCCATTCTGCATGGCAACGGCCTCGGGTTCGAGAGCGGGCAGGGTTTTGGCATCCTGCTCTGTCTTGCGGCGGCCCTCAGCTACGGATTGTCGGCGCTGGTGGCACGGCGGTGGCTTGCGAACTCGCCGCCGCTTGGCACCGCGACATTCCAGATGCTGGCCTCGGCCGTGATGATGACTGTTGTCGCCGGACTGATCGAACGTCCCTGGCAATTGCCGATGCCGTCCGCCGTGACCTGGCTCGCGGTGATCGGTCTCGCGGCCCTGTCGACCGCGCTCGCCTACATCGTATTCTTTCAGATCCTGCGACGTTCCGGCGCCACCAACGTCATGCTGGTGACGCTCCTGATCCCGGTGACCGCGATCCTGCTCGGCTATCTCGTGCTGGGCGAAAAGATATCCGCGCAGGAGATTGCCGGCGCGCTGGTGATCGGCAGCGCGCTGTTGTTGATCGATGGACGGGTTCTGAAATTCTTTCAGGGTTAG
- a CDS encoding penicillin-binding protein 1A: MRLLVRFLGFLFAAGTVVFLVGVAGVAGAIWHFSKDLPDYSQLQDYEPPVMTRVHASDGALLGEYSKERRLYLPIQAVPKLVINAFLAAEDKNFYEHGGIDFSGMARAAVVYAQNYGSNRRPQGASTITQQVAKNFLLTNEVSFARKIKEALLAMRIERAYSKDRILELYLNEIYLGLGAYGIAAASLVYFDKSVNELTVAEAAYLAAMPKAPGALHPVRNRDRAVERRNYVIDRLLENGWIKQADADKARKDPLIVTNRSNGAHIFAGEYFAEEVRRDIFERYGEKKLYEGGLSVRATLDPKIQVMARKTMVAGLVNFDEATGWRGAPSKLDISGDWGVKLADIKSLSDISPWRMAVVLETSDQSARIGFQPARELGGAVSKQRQTGIIAIDGVKWAKAASGPQKGKTPTSVAQVVAAGDVIYADPLFGKDGNPVEGQYRLRQLPEVSGAMVAMDPWTGRVLAMVGGFSFDQSQFNRATQAYRQPGSSFKPLVYSAAMDNGYTPSTVVVDAPIEIDQGQGAGVWRPENYSSGKYQGPVTLRNALRQSLNTVTVRLAQDIGMPLIGEYARRFGVYDELPNFLSYALGAGETTVMRMVTAYSMFANGGRRVKPTLIDRIQDRYGHTIFKHDARECRGCDAPAGWKNQPEPQLVDRREQVLDPMTAYQITSMMEGVVQAGTAMAVKEVGKPIAGKTGTTNDEKDAWFVGFSPDLVVGIYVGYDKPRNLGRGATGGHLAAPIARDFLKLALADKPPIPFKVPAGIKLVRVDAKSGMRAGPGDGGRTILEAFKPGTAPPDNYSVIGVADADGQRTIIPQGTAPDAGNIMRPGTGGLY, translated from the coding sequence ATGCGCTTGCTGGTGCGATTTCTGGGCTTCCTGTTCGCCGCCGGAACCGTCGTGTTCCTGGTGGGCGTCGCCGGCGTTGCAGGGGCGATCTGGCATTTCTCCAAGGACCTGCCGGATTATTCGCAGCTTCAGGATTACGAGCCGCCGGTCATGACGCGCGTGCACGCCTCCGATGGCGCGCTGCTCGGCGAATACTCCAAGGAGCGCCGGCTCTATCTGCCGATCCAGGCGGTTCCAAAGCTCGTCATCAACGCCTTCCTCGCCGCCGAGGATAAGAACTTCTACGAGCACGGCGGCATCGACTTCTCCGGCATGGCCCGCGCCGCTGTGGTGTACGCCCAGAACTACGGCTCCAATCGCCGGCCGCAGGGCGCCTCGACCATCACCCAGCAGGTCGCCAAGAACTTCCTTTTGACCAACGAGGTTTCGTTCGCCCGCAAGATCAAGGAAGCCTTGCTGGCGATGCGCATCGAGCGCGCCTATTCGAAGGACCGCATCCTCGAACTGTACCTCAACGAAATCTACCTCGGGCTTGGCGCCTACGGCATTGCCGCGGCCTCGCTGGTCTATTTCGACAAGTCGGTGAACGAACTCACGGTGGCTGAAGCGGCTTATCTCGCGGCGATGCCGAAGGCGCCGGGCGCGCTGCATCCCGTGCGCAACCGCGACCGCGCCGTCGAGCGCCGCAACTACGTGATCGATCGCCTGCTGGAAAACGGCTGGATCAAGCAGGCCGACGCCGACAAGGCCCGCAAGGATCCGCTGATCGTCACCAACCGCAGCAACGGCGCGCATATCTTCGCCGGCGAATATTTTGCCGAGGAAGTCCGTCGCGACATCTTCGAGCGTTACGGCGAAAAGAAACTCTACGAAGGCGGACTGTCGGTCCGCGCCACGCTTGATCCGAAGATTCAGGTGATGGCGCGCAAGACCATGGTGGCCGGCCTCGTCAATTTCGACGAGGCGACCGGCTGGCGTGGTGCGCCTTCGAAGCTGGACATCTCCGGTGATTGGGGCGTGAAACTCGCCGACATCAAATCGCTGAGCGACATCTCGCCCTGGCGCATGGCCGTGGTGCTGGAGACGTCCGACCAGTCGGCACGGATCGGTTTTCAGCCGGCCCGCGAACTCGGTGGTGCGGTCAGTAAGCAGCGGCAGACCGGCATCATTGCGATCGACGGCGTGAAATGGGCCAAGGCCGCGTCGGGACCCCAAAAGGGCAAGACGCCGACCTCGGTGGCGCAGGTGGTGGCGGCGGGCGACGTGATCTATGCCGATCCGCTGTTCGGCAAGGACGGCAACCCCGTCGAAGGTCAGTACCGGCTGCGTCAGTTGCCCGAAGTGTCCGGCGCGATGGTCGCGATGGATCCCTGGACCGGCCGCGTGCTGGCGATGGTCGGCGGCTTCTCGTTCGACCAGAGCCAGTTCAACCGCGCGACGCAAGCCTATCGGCAGCCCGGCTCGTCGTTCAAGCCGCTGGTCTATTCGGCGGCGATGGACAACGGCTACACGCCATCAACCGTCGTGGTCGACGCCCCCATCGAAATCGACCAGGGGCAGGGCGCCGGCGTCTGGCGCCCGGAAAACTACTCGTCCGGCAAATACCAGGGGCCGGTGACGCTGCGTAACGCGCTGCGGCAGTCGCTGAACACGGTGACGGTGCGGCTGGCGCAGGACATCGGCATGCCCCTGATCGGCGAATATGCCCGGCGTTTCGGTGTCTACGACGAACTTCCGAATTTCCTGTCCTATGCGCTGGGCGCCGGCGAAACCACGGTCATGCGGATGGTCACGGCGTATTCGATGTTCGCCAATGGCGGCCGTCGCGTGAAGCCGACCTTGATCGATCGCATCCAGGACCGTTACGGGCACACCATCTTCAAGCACGACGCCCGCGAATGCCGCGGCTGCGACGCGCCCGCCGGCTGGAAAAACCAGCCCGAGCCGCAACTGGTCGATCGCCGCGAGCAGGTGCTGGATCCGATGACGGCCTACCAGATCACGTCGATGATGGAAGGCGTGGTGCAGGCCGGTACGGCGATGGCCGTGAAGGAAGTCGGCAAGCCGATCGCCGGCAAGACCGGTACCACCAACGATGAAAAGGACGCCTGGTTCGTCGGCTTCTCGCCGGACCTCGTGGTCGGCATCTATGTCGGCTACGACAAGCCGCGCAACCTCGGCCGTGGCGCCACCGGCGGTCATCTGGCCGCGCCGATCGCCCGCGACTTCCTGAAACTCGCGCTGGCCGACAAGCCGCCGATTCCGTTCAAGGTGCCGGCCGGCATCAAGCTGGTTCGCGTCGATGCCAAGTCCGGCATGCGCGCCGGTCCCGGCGACGGCGGCCGCACTATCCTGGAAGCGTTCAAGCCGGGCACGGCGCCGCCGGATAACTACTCCGTCATCGGCGTGGCCGATGCCGACGGGCAGCGCACGATCATCCCGCAGGGCACCGCACCTGACGCCGGCAACATCATGCGGCCGGGAACCGGCGGGCTGTACTAG